From the Planktothrix tepida PCC 9214 genome, one window contains:
- the gyrB gene encoding DNA topoisomerase (ATP-hydrolyzing) subunit B, producing MTSNYSADQIQVLEGLEAVRKRPGMYIGSTGPRGLHHLVYEVVDNAIDEALAGYCTHIEIDFNADGSVTVTDDGRGIPVDTHSKTGKSALETVLTVLHAGGKFGGGGYKVSGGLHGVGVSVVNALSEWVEVTVFRDKKEYRQRFERGTPVTELTSKPIKENRTGTSLRFFPDSLIFTTGIEFDCDTIASRLRELAYLNAGVKVTLSDHRLELLKRETPRIETYCYEGGIREYIAYMNNDKQPLHEDIIYISGERNNVQIEVALQWCTDAYSDTILGFANNIRTIDGGTHLEGLKTVLTRTLNTIARKRNKLKEGEANLGGENIREGLTAVISAKVPDPEFEGQTKTRLGNPEVRGIVDSLVGEALTEYLEFNPGIADAVIEKAIQAFKAAEAARRARDLVRRKSVLESSPLPGKLADCSTRDPQESEIFLVEGDSAGGCFLDCTYISLADGSKKTIKEIVDEQAEGKEHFCYTINQSGNIAIERIINARLTKKDAQVVKLTLDNGETLICTPDHPFMLRDGSYKAAAELTPDDSLMPFHRKISQKEIEGEFKDEELVWNPGSDQWIDTHLLTEAYQLKQQADQERLEWQWKQTNESDYTQTIATLYKLYSDLEDSKSEQEQQTDNSILTFKTFCDRYFDGNEVATRMAIRNYNHRVVSIEWLEERHDVYDIEVPHSHNFALSAGIFVHNSAKQGRDRRTQAILPLRGKILNIEKTDDAKIYKNNEIQSLITALGLGIKGEEFDSSQLRYHKVIIMTDADVDGAHIRTLLLTFFYRYQRELVDQGYIYIACPPLYKVERGRNHQYCYNERELQEYLGSLPANANYNIQRFKGLGEMMPEQLWTTTMNPDTRMIKQVEIEDAAEADRIFTVLMGDRVAPRREFIETHAPRLNLTDLDI from the coding sequence ATGACCAGCAATTACAGCGCCGACCAAATTCAAGTTCTTGAAGGTTTGGAAGCCGTTCGCAAACGCCCTGGAATGTACATTGGTTCCACCGGGCCGCGAGGACTCCACCATTTAGTATACGAGGTTGTAGACAACGCGATCGATGAAGCGCTGGCTGGCTATTGCACCCACATCGAAATTGATTTCAACGCCGATGGTTCTGTCACCGTCACCGATGATGGTCGAGGTATCCCCGTTGATACCCATTCTAAAACCGGAAAGTCTGCTTTAGAAACCGTGTTAACCGTTCTGCACGCTGGAGGAAAATTTGGCGGTGGTGGCTATAAAGTTTCTGGGGGTTTGCATGGTGTGGGGGTTTCTGTAGTTAACGCCTTATCGGAATGGGTAGAAGTTACGGTTTTTCGGGATAAAAAAGAATATCGCCAACGCTTTGAACGGGGAACTCCGGTGACGGAACTCACCTCAAAACCCATCAAAGAAAACAGAACGGGAACCTCTTTGCGCTTTTTCCCCGATTCCTTAATTTTTACGACTGGAATTGAGTTTGATTGTGATACAATTGCTTCGCGTTTACGAGAACTTGCCTACTTAAACGCGGGAGTTAAAGTCACTCTCAGCGATCATCGTTTAGAACTGTTAAAACGGGAAACTCCTCGGATAGAAACCTACTGTTATGAAGGCGGGATTAGGGAGTATATCGCCTACATGAACAACGATAAACAACCCCTCCATGAAGATATTATTTATATTTCTGGAGAACGGAATAATGTTCAAATTGAAGTCGCTTTGCAGTGGTGTACCGATGCCTATAGTGATACAATTTTAGGCTTTGCTAATAATATTAGAACCATTGATGGAGGCACCCATTTAGAAGGGTTAAAAACTGTTCTAACTCGAACTTTAAATACAATCGCTCGTAAACGGAATAAACTCAAAGAAGGAGAAGCTAATTTAGGCGGGGAAAATATTAGAGAAGGGTTAACGGCCGTCATTTCCGCGAAAGTTCCCGATCCTGAATTTGAAGGACAAACTAAAACCCGATTAGGAAATCCAGAAGTTCGGGGAATTGTTGACTCCTTGGTCGGGGAAGCGTTAACCGAGTATTTGGAATTTAATCCAGGAATTGCCGATGCGGTGATTGAAAAAGCCATCCAAGCGTTTAAAGCCGCAGAAGCCGCTCGACGAGCACGGGATTTAGTGCGTCGAAAATCGGTCTTAGAATCTTCTCCTTTACCTGGTAAATTAGCCGATTGCAGCACCCGTGATCCCCAAGAATCCGAGATTTTCTTAGTTGAAGGCGATAGTGCGGGCGGTTGTTTTTTGGATTGTACTTATATATCGCTGGCTGATGGTTCTAAAAAGACAATTAAAGAAATTGTTGATGAACAAGCTGAGGGGAAAGAGCATTTTTGCTACACCATTAATCAAAGTGGCAATATTGCCATTGAACGCATTATTAATGCACGACTGACCAAAAAAGATGCCCAAGTCGTGAAATTAACTTTAGATAATGGAGAAACCCTGATTTGTACTCCTGATCACCCCTTTATGTTAAGGGATGGTAGTTATAAAGCCGCAGCAGAATTAACCCCTGATGATTCCTTGATGCCATTTCATCGAAAAATTTCTCAGAAAGAAATAGAGGGGGAATTCAAGGATGAGGAACTGGTATGGAATCCAGGTTCTGATCAATGGATTGATACTCATTTATTAACAGAGGCTTATCAATTAAAACAACAGGCAGATCAAGAGCGTTTAGAATGGCAATGGAAACAAACGAATGAAAGCGATTATACTCAAACCATTGCGACTCTATACAAACTTTATTCTGATCTTGAAGACAGTAAAAGTGAGCAAGAACAGCAAACGGATAACAGTATATTGACCTTTAAAACGTTTTGCGATCGCTATTTTGATGGAAATGAAGTTGCAACTCGCATGGCAATTCGGAACTATAACCATCGGGTTGTTTCCATTGAATGGCTAGAAGAACGGCATGATGTTTATGATATCGAAGTTCCCCATAGCCATAACTTTGCGTTATCGGCGGGTATCTTTGTACATAATAGTGCCAAACAAGGACGCGATCGCCGTACTCAAGCCATTCTTCCTTTACGCGGAAAAATCCTCAATATTGAGAAAACCGATGATGCCAAAATCTACAAAAACAATGAAATTCAATCTTTAATTACTGCCTTGGGATTAGGCATTAAAGGAGAAGAATTTGATTCCTCTCAATTGCGGTATCATAAAGTCATCATTATGACTGACGCGGACGTTGATGGAGCCCATATCCGTACTTTATTGCTCACCTTTTTCTATCGTTATCAACGGGAATTAGTCGATCAAGGCTATATTTATATTGCCTGTCCTCCGTTGTATAAAGTGGAACGGGGACGCAACCATCAATACTGCTACAATGAGCGAGAATTGCAGGAGTATTTGGGAAGTTTACCCGCCAATGCGAACTACAATATTCAACGGTTTAAAGGGTTAGGAGAAATGATGCCAGAACAACTTTGGACAACCACCATGAACCCCGATACTCGCATGATTAAACAAGTTGAAATTGAAGATGCGGCGGAAGCAGATCGGATTTTTACCGTGTTAATGGGCGATCGCGTTGCTCCTCGTCGGGAGTTTATTGAAACCCATGCTCCCCGCTTGAATTTGACGGATTTAGACATCTAA
- a CDS encoding TetR/AcrR family transcriptional regulator, producing MPHLNHSISSPLETQILQAARRLFAHQGYDSTTTRDLAIAAGVAEGTLFRHFANKKAILIAIVTEGWVEILTDLLTELSAMGNYKAIAQLLHRRIINLHENADMMRICFLEAQFHPELRDRIQSEIIAKMTTVTEAFFETAMQKGVYRPMNPRIVAQVFLGMFAVAGFSYSTFLEPNASPQAMKEMAEGLADIFLNGVLAKD from the coding sequence ATGCCACATCTAAATCATTCCATATCATCGCCATTAGAAACGCAGATTTTACAGGCTGCACGACGGCTATTTGCCCATCAGGGGTATGATAGTACCACGACTCGTGATTTAGCCATCGCCGCAGGGGTTGCCGAAGGGACATTATTTCGACATTTTGCCAATAAAAAAGCTATTTTAATCGCCATTGTTACCGAAGGATGGGTCGAAATTTTAACCGATTTGTTAACAGAATTAAGTGCAATGGGAAACTATAAAGCCATAGCACAACTGTTGCATCGACGAATCATAAACCTACATGAAAATGCTGATATGATGCGAATTTGCTTTTTAGAAGCTCAATTTCATCCCGAATTACGCGATCGCATTCAATCAGAAATTATTGCTAAAATGACTACTGTAACTGAAGCGTTTTTTGAAACAGCAATGCAAAAAGGGGTTTATCGACCCATGAATCCTAGAATAGTAGCTCAAGTTTTTTTAGGAATGTTTGCTGTTGCTGGGTTTAGTTATAGTACCTTCCTAGAACCTAATGCCTCTCCCCAAGCGATGAAAGAAATGGCAGAAGGATTAGCCGATATTTTTCTGAATGGAGTATTAGCAAAAGACTGA
- a CDS encoding cysteine dioxygenase: protein MITQIVSQNKAVPSSDRDIHPLILEKFLIEIKTIPSHLLTLDKLKDLVTRLDLPKECWEAFMLFLPDRYGWQTLVRNDDFEIVVICWAPGQTSGVHPHRNAALNVTKVLQGSITQQRYIPDEQRQLILWKEETVNAGDVTWTERYEFHQLVNQSSENCVTLHVYSPVRG from the coding sequence ATGATCACTCAAATTGTATCTCAGAACAAAGCTGTTCCGTCATCGGACAGGGATATTCATCCGTTAATCCTTGAGAAGTTCTTGATTGAAATCAAGACGATCCCGTCTCACCTGTTAACTCTGGATAAGCTGAAAGACCTGGTGACTCGCTTAGATTTACCAAAGGAATGCTGGGAAGCGTTTATGCTGTTTCTTCCTGACCGCTATGGGTGGCAAACTTTGGTTCGTAATGACGATTTTGAAATTGTGGTGATTTGTTGGGCTCCGGGTCAAACGTCCGGTGTTCATCCTCATCGAAATGCGGCTTTAAATGTTACGAAAGTGCTCCAAGGATCGATTACCCAGCAACGTTATATTCCTGATGAACAACGCCAATTAATTTTGTGGAAAGAAGAAACTGTAAACGCCGGAGATGTTACTTGGACAGAACGCTATGAGTTTCATCAACTGGTTAATCAAAGTTCTGAAAATTGCGTAACTTTGCACGTTTATTCTCCCGTTCGAGGTTAG
- the miaA gene encoding tRNA (adenosine(37)-N6)-dimethylallyltransferase MiaA, with protein MTISTISQPPRLIVICGATATGKSGLAIQLAERLGSVILSADSRLVYREFDIGTAKPTREERQRVPHYLIDICEPTETLTVADYQDQAQHLIAKAPESPPLLLVGGTGLYLKSIVRGMKIPRVAPQLELRSQLEALGQFQCYQILQQIDPMAAQKIHANDQVRTLRALEVYYITGRPISEQKGENPPDYPIFQIGLQCESDALNSRIQRRTEEMIEKGFVQEVEQLCQKYGSELSLLETLGYQEIKQYLAGDISLETAKELTVLHTRQFAKRQRTWFRAISEIQWFDAESPNLLDEVFYFINSRKSH; from the coding sequence TTGACTATTTCTACAATATCACAGCCACCCCGGTTAATTGTAATCTGCGGTGCGACGGCGACGGGGAAATCAGGATTAGCAATTCAGTTGGCGGAACGCTTGGGGTCTGTGATTTTGAGCGCGGATTCTCGGTTGGTGTATCGAGAGTTTGATATTGGTACGGCTAAACCGACGCGGGAAGAACGTCAGCGTGTTCCCCATTATTTGATTGATATTTGTGAACCGACGGAGACTTTAACTGTAGCAGATTATCAAGATCAAGCTCAACATTTGATTGCAAAGGCTCCTGAATCTCCACCTTTATTGTTAGTTGGAGGTACAGGATTATATCTTAAATCTATTGTGCGGGGAATGAAAATTCCGAGGGTTGCACCTCAGCTTGAATTGCGATCGCAACTTGAAGCATTAGGTCAATTTCAATGTTATCAAATCTTACAGCAAATTGATCCGATGGCAGCGCAAAAAATTCACGCTAATGATCAAGTTAGAACTTTACGAGCTTTAGAGGTTTATTATATTACAGGTCGCCCCATTTCTGAACAAAAAGGGGAAAATCCCCCCGATTATCCGATTTTTCAAATAGGTTTACAATGTGAATCGGACGCATTAAATTCTCGAATTCAAAGGCGAACGGAAGAGATGATTGAAAAAGGATTTGTGCAAGAAGTTGAACAGTTATGTCAGAAATATGGGAGTGAGTTATCTTTGTTAGAAACTTTGGGATATCAGGAAATTAAACAATATTTAGCGGGTGATATTTCTTTAGAAACCGCCAAGGAATTAACGGTATTGCATACGCGACAATTTGCCAAACGACAAAGAACTTGGTTTCGAGCAATTTCTGAAATTCAATGGTTTGATGCAGAGAGTCCTAACCTATTAGATGAGGTTTTCTACTTTATAAATTCAAGAAAGTCCCACTAG
- a CDS encoding M16 family metallopeptidase, protein MVVTIFWHIPAIAATPKHYTDLTFPPLPELQLPDYERYQLDNGITVYLIEDHELPLVGGTALFRTGDRFEPADKVGLASITAEVMRNGGTSQHPGDQFNQILEDKAAYIEAGIHTTSGRISFGGLSEDLPTVFGLLADLIRNPTFPQDKLELAKTQAKGGIARRNDEPEEIAGRELVKLIYGADSPYARTTEYSTLNKINREDLVNFYQQYFHPETMILGVVGDFDRQKMKALIAEKLGDWKPSQKAVIPPLPSVSQVNTGGVFFVDQPQLTQSYVEMGHLGGLLNDPNYPELSVMNNVIDGFGGRLFNNVRSRQGLAYSVYGSWGVSYDYPGIFNAGGQTRSETTVPFIQGVKAELERLQKEPIKPEELTFAKESTLNSFIFNFEDPGQTLSRLMQYEYYGYPKDFIFDYQRQVEATTIEDVQRVAQQYLKPENLVILIVGNEKMINPPLSSLDQKSKVTTIDVTIPGS, encoded by the coding sequence ATGGTTGTTACTATTTTTTGGCATATTCCTGCCATTGCAGCCACACCCAAACATTACACCGATTTAACGTTTCCCCCCTTACCTGAACTTCAACTTCCCGACTATGAGCGCTATCAATTAGATAATGGAATTACGGTTTATTTAATCGAAGATCATGAACTTCCTTTAGTCGGAGGAACCGCTTTATTTCGGACTGGAGATCGATTTGAGCCGGCGGATAAAGTGGGTTTAGCCAGTATAACCGCAGAGGTGATGCGAAATGGTGGAACCTCTCAACATCCCGGCGATCAATTCAATCAAATCTTAGAAGACAAAGCCGCTTATATCGAAGCTGGAATTCATACAACATCCGGTCGCATTAGCTTTGGAGGATTGAGCGAAGATTTACCAACTGTGTTTGGATTATTGGCGGATTTAATTCGCAATCCTACCTTTCCCCAAGATAAATTAGAGTTAGCAAAAACTCAAGCAAAAGGTGGGATTGCTCGTCGGAATGATGAACCTGAAGAAATTGCGGGCAGAGAGTTAGTTAAACTCATTTATGGTGCAGATAGTCCCTATGCAAGAACTACAGAATATTCCACATTAAACAAAATCAACCGTGAGGATTTAGTTAATTTTTATCAACAATATTTTCATCCTGAAACGATGATTTTGGGAGTTGTTGGGGATTTTGATCGGCAAAAAATGAAAGCATTAATTGCTGAAAAATTAGGAGATTGGAAACCGTCTCAAAAAGCTGTGATTCCTCCCCTTCCTTCTGTTTCTCAAGTTAATACGGGGGGAGTTTTCTTTGTTGATCAACCTCAACTGACTCAAAGTTATGTGGAAATGGGGCATTTAGGGGGGTTATTAAATGATCCGAATTATCCCGAATTAAGCGTTATGAATAATGTAATTGATGGGTTTGGTGGACGTTTATTTAATAATGTGCGCTCGCGCCAAGGATTAGCTTATTCTGTTTATGGATCTTGGGGTGTAAGTTATGATTATCCAGGGATTTTTAACGCAGGTGGACAAACTCGTTCAGAAACAACAGTTCCTTTTATTCAAGGAGTAAAAGCTGAACTGGAACGCTTACAAAAAGAACCCATTAAGCCGGAAGAATTAACGTTTGCGAAAGAATCAACATTGAATTCTTTTATTTTCAATTTTGAAGATCCCGGTCAAACCTTGTCGCGTTTAATGCAATATGAATATTATGGCTATCCCAAGGATTTTATCTTTGATTATCAACGTCAAGTGGAAGCAACAACGATTGAAGATGTTCAACGAGTTGCTCAACAATATCTCAAACCCGAAAATTTAGTGATTTTAATTGTAGGAAATGAAAAGATGATTAATCCACCCTTAAGCAGTTTAGATCAAAAATCAAAGGTTACGACTATTGATGTGACAATTCCTGGGAGTTAA
- a CDS encoding M16 family metallopeptidase translates to MSLGYFFTGKPRTKKCSFLGQRLFSLVLSICLFWVMGFQTVWADEISPSTHSIQPYLKRVAREITEFTLDNGMRFIVLERHRAPVVSFLIYADVGGVNEPDGQTGVAHYLEHLAFKGTQKIGTTNYEAEKPLFEKQDQIFEQIKQAKAEGNTAKLKQLMDELETLSAEADQYVKQNEFGRIVEQAGGVGMNAATSADATFYFYSLPANKLELWMSLESERFLEPVFREFYKEKQVILEERRLRTENSPVGQMIEEFSATAFKVHPYRRPVIGYVEDLENLTRENVKDFFETHYVPNNLTAVIVGDVNPDDVKNFAEIYFGRYSAKPKPPQLNIVEPPQTEAREITLKLKTQPWYFEGYPIPALNHPDSVIYDLISSLLSDGRTSRLYKSLVEEQKIALAAQGSNGYPGNKYPNLMFFYAMPAPGHTVDEVATALRQEIERFKTELVSETELERVKTQAKAGLLRSLDSNMGMAFALAEYEVKTGSWVNLFEELEKIDAITAQDIQRVAQTMFRPENRTIGRLLSDE, encoded by the coding sequence ATGTCTTTGGGTTATTTTTTCACCGGGAAACCAAGAACAAAGAAATGCTCCTTTCTAGGACAACGTTTGTTTTCTCTGGTTTTAAGCATTTGTTTATTTTGGGTGATGGGATTTCAAACGGTTTGGGCTGATGAAATTTCACCCTCAACCCATTCCATTCAACCTTATTTAAAACGAGTTGCCCGAGAAATTACTGAATTTACTCTCGATAATGGCATGAGATTTATCGTTTTAGAACGTCATCGTGCACCTGTGGTTTCTTTTTTAATTTATGCTGATGTTGGCGGCGTTAATGAACCTGATGGACAAACAGGAGTCGCCCATTATTTAGAGCATTTAGCATTTAAAGGGACTCAAAAAATTGGTACAACTAACTATGAGGCGGAAAAACCGCTATTTGAAAAGCAGGATCAAATTTTTGAACAAATTAAACAAGCCAAGGCAGAAGGAAACACTGCAAAACTTAAGCAATTAATGGATGAGTTAGAAACATTAAGTGCAGAAGCAGATCAATATGTAAAACAAAATGAGTTTGGCAGAATTGTAGAACAAGCGGGGGGAGTAGGCATGAATGCAGCAACTTCCGCCGATGCAACGTTTTATTTTTATAGCCTTCCTGCTAACAAGTTAGAACTGTGGATGTCTTTAGAATCAGAACGATTTTTAGAACCTGTTTTCAGAGAATTTTATAAAGAAAAACAAGTGATTTTAGAAGAACGTCGTTTGCGAACCGAAAATTCTCCGGTCGGTCAAATGATTGAAGAATTTTCAGCTACCGCTTTTAAAGTTCATCCCTACCGTCGCCCTGTTATTGGATATGTGGAAGACTTAGAAAATTTAACCCGTGAAAATGTTAAAGATTTCTTTGAAACCCACTATGTTCCCAATAATTTAACAGCCGTTATTGTAGGAGATGTTAATCCTGATGATGTCAAAAATTTCGCTGAAATTTATTTTGGTCGTTACAGTGCCAAACCCAAACCTCCTCAATTGAATATTGTCGAACCGCCTCAAACGGAAGCGCGTGAAATTACGTTAAAATTAAAAACTCAACCTTGGTATTTTGAAGGATACCCAATTCCAGCCTTAAATCATCCTGATTCTGTGATTTATGATCTAATTTCTAGTCTCCTCAGTGATGGTCGAACTTCTCGTTTGTATAAATCCTTAGTGGAAGAACAAAAAATTGCCTTAGCTGCCCAGGGATCAAATGGATATCCGGGGAATAAATATCCTAATTTAATGTTCTTTTACGCGATGCCAGCACCGGGTCATACCGTTGATGAAGTGGCGACAGCATTACGTCAAGAAATTGAACGTTTCAAAACCGAATTAGTATCTGAAACTGAATTAGAACGGGTTAAAACTCAAGCTAAAGCGGGTTTATTGAGATCCTTAGATTCTAATATGGGTATGGCATTTGCCTTAGCTGAGTATGAGGTTAAAACAGGATCTTGGGTCAATTTATTTGAAGAGTTAGAAAAAATTGATGCCATTACTGCCCAGGATATTCAGCGAGTAGCCCAAACTATGTTTCGTCCTGAAAATCGTACCATTGGACGGTTATTATCGGACGAATAA
- a CDS encoding DUF4332 domain-containing protein, translating to MTSFKPNAHNLIQAVDWPISQLPGLNSDNQTRLNNYGIKTTCQLLKKGKTPADKMLLANFLQINIRDVNKWIAMADLARIPSVGCQYCGLLLHSGVSSVSHLAKLPVHRLHQQILRFYVANLQRRDLCPSVDQIQQWVQQAKFL from the coding sequence ATGACATCTTTTAAACCAAACGCCCATAACCTCATTCAAGCTGTTGATTGGCCGATTTCTCAACTTCCGGGCTTGAATTCGGATAATCAAACCCGATTAAACAATTATGGCATTAAAACCACCTGTCAACTGTTAAAAAAAGGCAAAACCCCAGCAGATAAAATGCTTTTGGCGAATTTTCTTCAGATTAATATTAGAGATGTAAACAAGTGGATTGCAATGGCGGACTTAGCTAGAATTCCGAGTGTTGGGTGTCAATATTGTGGACTATTGCTTCATTCTGGTGTCAGTTCAGTTAGCCATTTAGCCAAGTTACCCGTTCACCGTTTACATCAACAAATCTTACGTTTTTATGTCGCTAATTTACAGCGAAGAGATTTATGTCCGTCTGTTGATCAAATTCAACAATGGGTGCAACAAGCCAAATTTTTATAG